One window of Kryptolebias marmoratus isolate JLee-2015 linkage group LG3, ASM164957v2, whole genome shotgun sequence genomic DNA carries:
- the scoca gene encoding short coiled-coil protein A gives MNCDIDGDMENQVEMEEKTRLINQVLELQHTLEDLSARVDAVKEENLKLKSENQVLGQYIENLMSASSVFQTTDTKSKRK, from the exons ATGAACTGCGACATAGATG GAGACATGGAGAACCAGGTGGAGATGGAGGAGAAGACGAGGTTGATAAATCAAGTTTTGGAACTTCAGCACACACTGGAAG acttGTCAGCGCGAGTCGACGCCGTTAAGGAGGAGAACCTGAAGTTAAAGTCGGAGAACCAGGTGTTGGGTCAGTACATCGAGAACCTGATGTCGGCCTCCAGCGTCTTCCAGACCACCGACACTAAGAGCAAACGGAAGTGA
- the clgn gene encoding calmegin, whose translation MKMGGGWMWRLLLLSSLAAAATVAAHENQWEADVSDDDLGLDEEELKVLMAEDEEEEEEEEATVMDEEQSDEADQTSSDANVTFQVTYKTPVPTGDVHFAETFDDRSLDRWQLSKTTKEDADDEIAKYDGKWAVEPLKENKVPGDQGLVLKSRAKHHAIAAMLDKPFVFQDKPLVVQYEVNFQDGIDCGGAYIKLLSDAENLNLEQFQDRTPYTIMFGPDKCGEDYKLHFIFRHKNPLNRDMEEKHAKRADVDLKKFYTDKKTHLYTLVLNPDNSYEMFIDQSSVSRGNLLHDVVPPVNPPKEIDDPNDAKPDDWDERAKIPDPEAVKPDDWDEDAPAKVEDPDALKPEGWLDDEPEFIPDPNAEKPDDWDEEMDGEWEAPQVPNQACETAPGCGEWKRPMINNPQYKGKWKAPLIDNPNYQGVWKPRKINNPDYFEDLQPFRMTSFKALGLELWSMTSDIYFDNFIITSHKEVADRWASDSWGLKKLVASANEPGIFAQLMMAAEERPWLWVIYILTVGLPVGLTVLFCWPKKSDDYVYKKVDLPRADIEEEEEEEEGAADDEEDKAAEAPEEEAKEEEEVEDGGAGGEDLEGDDDEEGEEEEEDEVEEEEEEDSKAPERTLEDEKDEGDAAEESHKQAVRKRRVRKD comes from the exons atgAAGATGGGTGGGGGCTGGATGTGGCGCCTGCTGCTCCTGTCCTCGCTGGCCGCTGCCGCGACCGTGGCGGCCCACGAGAACCAGTGGGAGGCGGACGTCTCGGACGATGACTTGGGTTTGGacgaggaggagctgaaggttctgatggcggaggacgaggaggaggaagaggaggaggaagcaacGGTGATGGACGAAGAGCAGTCTGATGAAGCGGATCAAACGAGTTCCGATGCCAACGTCACCTTCCAG GTAACTTACAAGACTCCGGTTCCGACCGGAGACGTTCACTTTGCTGAGACCTTTGATGACAGATCACTGGACAG GTGGCAGCTGTCAAAAACAACTAAGGAGGATGCAGACGATGAAATCGCCAAATACGACG GAAAGTGGGCTGTGGAGCCGCTGAAGGAGAACAAGGTCCCAGGAGACCAGGGTCTGGTGCTGAAGTCCCGGGCCAAACACCACGCCATCGCTGCCATGCTGGACAAACCTTTCGTCTTCCAGGACAAACCTCTGGTCGTTCA GTACGAGGTGAACTTCCAGGACGGCATCGACTGCGGTGGAGCGTACATCAAGCTGCTCTCCGACGCTGAGAATCTCAACCTG GAGCAGTTCCAGGACCGCACTCCGTACACCATCATGTTCGGACCTGACAAATGTGGGGAGGACTACAAGCTGCACTTCATCTTCCGCCACAAGAACCCCCTGAACAGAGACATGGAGGAGAAGCACGCCAAGAGGGCCGACGTCGACCTGAAGAAGTTCTACACCGACAAGAAAACTCACCTGTACACGCTGG TCCTCAACCCAGACAACAGCTACGAGATGTTCATCGACCAGTCGAGCGTCAGCCGCGGCAACCTGCTGCACGACGTGGTGCCGCCCGTCAACCCGCCGAAGGAGATCGACGACCCGAACGACGCCAAGCCGGATGACTGGGACGAGAGGGCCAAGATCCCCGACCCGGAGGCGGTAAAACCGGACGACTG GGATGAGGACGCGCCTGCGAAGGTTGAGGATCCTGATGCCCTGAAGCCAGAAGGCTGGCTGGACGATGAACCCGAGTTTATCCCCGACCCAAATGCTGAAAAGCCAGACGACTG GGACGAGGAGATGGATGGGGAGTGGGAGGCCCCGCAGGTTCCCAACCAGGCCTGTGAGACGGCCCCTGGCTGTGGGGAGTGGAAGCGCCCCATGATCAACAACCCCCAGTACAAGGGCAAGTGGAAAGCCCCTCTGATCGACAACCCCAACTATCAG GGAGTCTGGAAGCCACGGAAGATCAATAACCCGGATTATTTCGAGGACCTGCAGCCGTTCAGGATGACGTCGTTCAAAGCACTGGGACTGGAGCTGTGGTCGATGACCTCAGACATCTACTTCGACAACTTTATTATCACGTCTCACAAAGAGGTGGCCGACCGCTGGGCTTCGGACAGCTGGGGGTTGAAGAAACTGGTGGCCAGCGCTAACGAG CCCGGGATCTTTGCTCAGCTGATGATGGCCGCAGAGGAGCGACCGTGGCTCTGGGTGATCTACATCCTGACCGTGGGCCTCCCCGTCGGGCTGACTGTGCTCTTCTGCTGGCCGAAG AAATCAGATGACTACGTCTACAAAAAGGTGGACCTGCCCCGCGCTGATatagaggaggaggaagaggaggaggaaggagcagCGGATGATGAGGAAGACAAAGCGGCTGAAGCTCCAGAGGAAGAAG cgaaagaggaagaggaggtggaggacggtggagcaggaggagaggacCTTGAAggggatgatgatgaagaaggggaggaggaggaggaagacgaagtggaggaggaagaagaagaggacagtAAAGCTCCAGAGAGGACATTAGAAGACGAG AAGGATGAAGGCGACGCTGCTGAAGAGAGCCACAAACAagctgtgaggaagaggagggtaaGGAAAGACTGA
- the exosc9 gene encoding exosome complex component RRP45 isoform X2, whose product MKDTPLSNCERDFLIKAIEEKKRLDGRQTYDYRKIKITFGTDYGCCFVDLGQTRVVAQVSCELVAPKESRPSEGIMFFNIELSPMASPAFEQGRQSELSVKLNRQLERCLRNSKCIDTESLCVVSGEKVWQVRVDVHTLNNDGNLMDAASIAAIAALSHFRRPDVGIQGEEVTVFSPEERDPIPLSIYHMPISISFAFFQQGTFLLVDPCEREERVMDGLLMIAMNKHREICSIQSSGGIMLLKEQVMRCSKIASVKVSEITELINKALFNDRTARKAGRKCGFAESLPQERITALKTDQSEVEMTDVSERASDIIQKAEAPPPMAASPVLPAPGVGQVGHGLQNTWGLEEDEEQEEESSGEEEEIKMEEEQREKDKTTEAAVVEISDSEEEEVVILYPETTKKPKNAGSSSDQKGAAASKKRQKK is encoded by the exons ATGAAGGACACACCGCTGTCCAACTGTGAGAGagactttttaataaaagctatCGAGGAGAAAAAG CGGCTGGACGGACGTCAGACTTATGATTACAGGAAGATAAAGATCACGTTTGGGACGGACTACGGATGCTGCTTCGTGGATCTGGGACAAACCAG GGTCGTGGCCCAGGTGTCCTGCGAGCTGGTGGCGCCTAAAGAGAGCCGTCCGAGCGAGGGAATCATGTTCTTCAACATCGAGCTGTCGCCGATGGCCTCACCAGCGTTCGAGCAGGGGAG ACAGTCGGAGCTGTCGGTGAAGCTGAACAGACAGCTGGAGAGATGCCTGAGGAACTCCAAGTGCATCGATACAGAGTCCCTGTGTGTGGTGTCGGGAGAAAAG GTGTGGCAGGTCAGGGTGGACGTTCACACGCTGAATAACGACGGGAACCTGATGGACGCCGCCAGCATCGCCGCCATCGCCGCTCTGAGCCACTTCAGGCGTCCCGACGTGGGGATCCAGGGGGAGGAGGTGACGGTG TTCAGTCCAGAGGAGCGAGACCCCATTCCTCTGAGCATCTACCACATGCCCATCAGCATCAGCTTTGCCTTCTTCCAGCAGGG AACCTTTCTGCTGGTGGACCCGTGCGAGCGGGAGGAGCGAGTGATGGACGGGTTACTGATGATCGCcatgaacaaacacagagagatCTGCTCCATCCAGTCCAGCGGGGGCATCATGCTGCTCAAAGAAcag GTTATGAGATGCAGTAAAATAGCGAGTGTGAAGGTGTCTGAGATCACGGAGCTCATCAACAAAGCCCTGTTCAACGACAGGACCGCCAG GAAGGCAGGCAGGAAGTGTGGATTCGCGGAGTCCCTGCCCCAGGAGCGGATCACGGCTCTGAAAACGGACCAGTCGGAGGTGGAGATGACGGACGTGAGCGAAAGGGCGAGCGACATCATCCAGAAAGCGGAAGCCCCGCCTCCGAT GGCGGCGTCGCCTGTGCTGCCTGCACCAGGCGTCGGGCAGGTAGGACACGGTCTGCAGAACACCTGGGGgctggaggaggatgaggagcaggaggaagaaagcagcggagaggaagaagagataaagatggaggaagaacagcgagaaaaagacaaaaccacagaag CAGCTGTCGTTGAAATATCCGacagcgaggaagaggaggtggtcATACTTTATCCCGAGACAACGAAGAAACCAAA aaatgcgGGGTCCAGTTCTGACCAGAAGGGAGCAGCAGCATCCAAGAAACGGCAGAAAAAATAA
- the exosc9 gene encoding exosome complex component RRP45 isoform X4 — protein sequence MKDTPLSNCERDFLIKAIEEKKRLDGRQTYDYRKIKITFGTDYGCCFVDLGQTRVVAQVSCELVAPKESRPSEGIMFFNIELSPMASPAFEQGRQSELSVKLNRQLERCLRNSKCIDTESLCVVSGEKVWQVRVDVHTLNNDGNLMDAASIAAIAALSHFRRPDVGIQGEEVTVFSPEERDPIPLSIYHMPISISFAFFQQGTFLLVDPCEREERVMDGLLMIAMNKHREICSIQSSGGIMLLKEQVMRCSKIASVKVSEITELINKALFNDRTARKAGRKCGFAESLPQERITALKTDQSEVEMTDVSERASDIIQKAEAPPPMAASPVLPAPGVGQVGHGLQNTWGLEEDEEQEEESSGEEEEIKMEEEQREKDKTTEAVVEISDSEEEEVVILYPETTKKPK from the exons ATGAAGGACACACCGCTGTCCAACTGTGAGAGagactttttaataaaagctatCGAGGAGAAAAAG CGGCTGGACGGACGTCAGACTTATGATTACAGGAAGATAAAGATCACGTTTGGGACGGACTACGGATGCTGCTTCGTGGATCTGGGACAAACCAG GGTCGTGGCCCAGGTGTCCTGCGAGCTGGTGGCGCCTAAAGAGAGCCGTCCGAGCGAGGGAATCATGTTCTTCAACATCGAGCTGTCGCCGATGGCCTCACCAGCGTTCGAGCAGGGGAG ACAGTCGGAGCTGTCGGTGAAGCTGAACAGACAGCTGGAGAGATGCCTGAGGAACTCCAAGTGCATCGATACAGAGTCCCTGTGTGTGGTGTCGGGAGAAAAG GTGTGGCAGGTCAGGGTGGACGTTCACACGCTGAATAACGACGGGAACCTGATGGACGCCGCCAGCATCGCCGCCATCGCCGCTCTGAGCCACTTCAGGCGTCCCGACGTGGGGATCCAGGGGGAGGAGGTGACGGTG TTCAGTCCAGAGGAGCGAGACCCCATTCCTCTGAGCATCTACCACATGCCCATCAGCATCAGCTTTGCCTTCTTCCAGCAGGG AACCTTTCTGCTGGTGGACCCGTGCGAGCGGGAGGAGCGAGTGATGGACGGGTTACTGATGATCGCcatgaacaaacacagagagatCTGCTCCATCCAGTCCAGCGGGGGCATCATGCTGCTCAAAGAAcag GTTATGAGATGCAGTAAAATAGCGAGTGTGAAGGTGTCTGAGATCACGGAGCTCATCAACAAAGCCCTGTTCAACGACAGGACCGCCAG GAAGGCAGGCAGGAAGTGTGGATTCGCGGAGTCCCTGCCCCAGGAGCGGATCACGGCTCTGAAAACGGACCAGTCGGAGGTGGAGATGACGGACGTGAGCGAAAGGGCGAGCGACATCATCCAGAAAGCGGAAGCCCCGCCTCCGAT GGCGGCGTCGCCTGTGCTGCCTGCACCAGGCGTCGGGCAGGTAGGACACGGTCTGCAGAACACCTGGGGgctggaggaggatgaggagcaggaggaagaaagcagcggagaggaagaagagataaagatggaggaagaacagcgagaaaaagacaaaaccacagaag CTGTCGTTGAAATATCCGacagcgaggaagaggaggtggtcATACTTTATCCCGAGACAACGAAGAAACCAAAGTAA
- the exosc9 gene encoding exosome complex component RRP45 isoform X3, with protein MKDTPLSNCERDFLIKAIEEKKRLDGRQTYDYRKIKITFGTDYGCCFVDLGQTRVVAQVSCELVAPKESRPSEGIMFFNIELSPMASPAFEQGRQSELSVKLNRQLERCLRNSKCIDTESLCVVSGEKVWQVRVDVHTLNNDGNLMDAASIAAIAALSHFRRPDVGIQGEEVTVFSPEERDPIPLSIYHMPISISFAFFQQGTFLLVDPCEREERVMDGLLMIAMNKHREICSIQSSGGIMLLKEQVMRCSKIASVKVSEITELINKALFNDRTARKAGRKCGFAESLPQERITALKTDQSEVEMTDVSERASDIIQKAEAPPPIRAASPVLPAPGVGQVGHGLQNTWGLEEDEEQEEESSGEEEEIKMEEEQREKDKTTEAVVEISDSEEEEVVILYPETTKKPKNAGSSSDQKGAAASKKRQKK; from the exons ATGAAGGACACACCGCTGTCCAACTGTGAGAGagactttttaataaaagctatCGAGGAGAAAAAG CGGCTGGACGGACGTCAGACTTATGATTACAGGAAGATAAAGATCACGTTTGGGACGGACTACGGATGCTGCTTCGTGGATCTGGGACAAACCAG GGTCGTGGCCCAGGTGTCCTGCGAGCTGGTGGCGCCTAAAGAGAGCCGTCCGAGCGAGGGAATCATGTTCTTCAACATCGAGCTGTCGCCGATGGCCTCACCAGCGTTCGAGCAGGGGAG ACAGTCGGAGCTGTCGGTGAAGCTGAACAGACAGCTGGAGAGATGCCTGAGGAACTCCAAGTGCATCGATACAGAGTCCCTGTGTGTGGTGTCGGGAGAAAAG GTGTGGCAGGTCAGGGTGGACGTTCACACGCTGAATAACGACGGGAACCTGATGGACGCCGCCAGCATCGCCGCCATCGCCGCTCTGAGCCACTTCAGGCGTCCCGACGTGGGGATCCAGGGGGAGGAGGTGACGGTG TTCAGTCCAGAGGAGCGAGACCCCATTCCTCTGAGCATCTACCACATGCCCATCAGCATCAGCTTTGCCTTCTTCCAGCAGGG AACCTTTCTGCTGGTGGACCCGTGCGAGCGGGAGGAGCGAGTGATGGACGGGTTACTGATGATCGCcatgaacaaacacagagagatCTGCTCCATCCAGTCCAGCGGGGGCATCATGCTGCTCAAAGAAcag GTTATGAGATGCAGTAAAATAGCGAGTGTGAAGGTGTCTGAGATCACGGAGCTCATCAACAAAGCCCTGTTCAACGACAGGACCGCCAG GAAGGCAGGCAGGAAGTGTGGATTCGCGGAGTCCCTGCCCCAGGAGCGGATCACGGCTCTGAAAACGGACCAGTCGGAGGTGGAGATGACGGACGTGAGCGAAAGGGCGAGCGACATCATCCAGAAAGCGGAAGCCCCGCCTCCGAT CAGGGCGGCGTCGCCTGTGCTGCCTGCACCAGGCGTCGGGCAGGTAGGACACGGTCTGCAGAACACCTGGGGgctggaggaggatgaggagcaggaggaagaaagcagcggagaggaagaagagataaagatggaggaagaacagcgagaaaaagacaaaaccacagaag CTGTCGTTGAAATATCCGacagcgaggaagaggaggtggtcATACTTTATCCCGAGACAACGAAGAAACCAAA aaatgcgGGGTCCAGTTCTGACCAGAAGGGAGCAGCAGCATCCAAGAAACGGCAGAAAAAATAA
- the exosc9 gene encoding exosome complex component RRP45 isoform X1: MKDTPLSNCERDFLIKAIEEKKRLDGRQTYDYRKIKITFGTDYGCCFVDLGQTRVVAQVSCELVAPKESRPSEGIMFFNIELSPMASPAFEQGRQSELSVKLNRQLERCLRNSKCIDTESLCVVSGEKVWQVRVDVHTLNNDGNLMDAASIAAIAALSHFRRPDVGIQGEEVTVFSPEERDPIPLSIYHMPISISFAFFQQGTFLLVDPCEREERVMDGLLMIAMNKHREICSIQSSGGIMLLKEQVMRCSKIASVKVSEITELINKALFNDRTARKAGRKCGFAESLPQERITALKTDQSEVEMTDVSERASDIIQKAEAPPPIRAASPVLPAPGVGQVGHGLQNTWGLEEDEEQEEESSGEEEEIKMEEEQREKDKTTEAAVVEISDSEEEEVVILYPETTKKPKNAGSSSDQKGAAASKKRQKK; the protein is encoded by the exons ATGAAGGACACACCGCTGTCCAACTGTGAGAGagactttttaataaaagctatCGAGGAGAAAAAG CGGCTGGACGGACGTCAGACTTATGATTACAGGAAGATAAAGATCACGTTTGGGACGGACTACGGATGCTGCTTCGTGGATCTGGGACAAACCAG GGTCGTGGCCCAGGTGTCCTGCGAGCTGGTGGCGCCTAAAGAGAGCCGTCCGAGCGAGGGAATCATGTTCTTCAACATCGAGCTGTCGCCGATGGCCTCACCAGCGTTCGAGCAGGGGAG ACAGTCGGAGCTGTCGGTGAAGCTGAACAGACAGCTGGAGAGATGCCTGAGGAACTCCAAGTGCATCGATACAGAGTCCCTGTGTGTGGTGTCGGGAGAAAAG GTGTGGCAGGTCAGGGTGGACGTTCACACGCTGAATAACGACGGGAACCTGATGGACGCCGCCAGCATCGCCGCCATCGCCGCTCTGAGCCACTTCAGGCGTCCCGACGTGGGGATCCAGGGGGAGGAGGTGACGGTG TTCAGTCCAGAGGAGCGAGACCCCATTCCTCTGAGCATCTACCACATGCCCATCAGCATCAGCTTTGCCTTCTTCCAGCAGGG AACCTTTCTGCTGGTGGACCCGTGCGAGCGGGAGGAGCGAGTGATGGACGGGTTACTGATGATCGCcatgaacaaacacagagagatCTGCTCCATCCAGTCCAGCGGGGGCATCATGCTGCTCAAAGAAcag GTTATGAGATGCAGTAAAATAGCGAGTGTGAAGGTGTCTGAGATCACGGAGCTCATCAACAAAGCCCTGTTCAACGACAGGACCGCCAG GAAGGCAGGCAGGAAGTGTGGATTCGCGGAGTCCCTGCCCCAGGAGCGGATCACGGCTCTGAAAACGGACCAGTCGGAGGTGGAGATGACGGACGTGAGCGAAAGGGCGAGCGACATCATCCAGAAAGCGGAAGCCCCGCCTCCGAT CAGGGCGGCGTCGCCTGTGCTGCCTGCACCAGGCGTCGGGCAGGTAGGACACGGTCTGCAGAACACCTGGGGgctggaggaggatgaggagcaggaggaagaaagcagcggagaggaagaagagataaagatggaggaagaacagcgagaaaaagacaaaaccacagaag CAGCTGTCGTTGAAATATCCGacagcgaggaagaggaggtggtcATACTTTATCCCGAGACAACGAAGAAACCAAA aaatgcgGGGTCCAGTTCTGACCAGAAGGGAGCAGCAGCATCCAAGAAACGGCAGAAAAAATAA